The following is a genomic window from Rhododendron vialii isolate Sample 1 chromosome 9a, ASM3025357v1.
AGACAAGGAAGTCAAAGCTAAgcaaataaattttgaaaaaagtgtTAACAAAATGCTTATGTACGAATAAGTCTTTtgagaacccaagtcttaccgTGAATTTAAGACACAGACATGGCATATTGCACTGTCTGAAAAGACTCCAGAACCCAAAGTACCTAGAATGGTGCAAAAAAGGAaggacggggggggggggggggggggggggggggggggggtgtgtttGTGGGAGGTTGGTGGGGGGAAAGGGTCTCATTGCTAATTTGTTTGCTAGTCTTACAAATTTATGCAAAGAGGTACTAGCACACTTTAAGTTGATTCTAAGGATGTGTCATCAGCTGGTCTCCAATTTATACACTGAATGCTCAGTGAACACAAGAAAATGTACTATAACCATTTCACTTGCATATGGAGCTAAATAGATAAGAACTACTTTCTTCAACTGAGGTATTATAAATCCTAACGACTGAAACATTGAAAGAGTAACTAGTCGAAATGCAGGAAAAGTGAGAAATTACTCATGATTGGCAAGGGACTTTCATGCTTTATCTGCGTGCAGAGGGTAGACTTCAGTTCACACTATTGTCCTTCCACCTGAAAGCCCCATAATCACACCAAAGAATTAGGTCAGATAATATATTCCATGTattatcacacacacacatgaacAAGACACGCCCTTGTGTCGTAATCCGAGATAGAGAGTGTAAATCAATGAAACATGAAATTCGAAGAATAAATCACCTATTTCAATGGATGGAATACAAGCAATCTTGTGCCAATCTTCGCCAATTCCCTTTTCGCATCTTTTCTCAAGAAGGGGACACCGAAGTATTAGCAAAGATTGAAGAGATGAAAGCTTACCCAAGCATTCCGGCAGAGATTCCAACCCACTGAAACCCAATATTATCAAATATCTCAAGGCAGGGAGGTGCACAAGTTGATCAGGCAGAGACTTGACCTTTGGCCATCCCCATAAAGTTAGATACTCCAGGGAGGTGAAATGGCTCCATGGTTGTGATGCAGCACTTGTGAAGGGCCAGGGGAAATGTCTATAATCCTCTCCGAATTCACCTATATCCAATATTTGAAGGCTGGTGGTGCAAAACAACCCTTCCTCCCAACAACTCCCCCAATTTGGACAGGATGTAATCCGCAGCTCCTTGGAGGATGTGAGGCTGCGTAATGCATCTGGATTGGGTGTCTTTAACTTTGGACAGTCTTGTAACCATATATCTACAAGGGTTGCTTGTAGCAGCCCTTTCGGTAAACACATCAACTCTGAGCAATCATGAATCCAAAGTCGTTGAAGGGACCTGGGGCCGTTGAATGCTGCTTCTATTTCGTCAATTGGATTCAGCACTTTTAAGTTTGTACACGAGCTTATTCTTATTTCTTCAAGGGTTGGTTGTAGCACCCCTTTTGGCA
Proteins encoded in this region:
- the LOC131301972 gene encoding putative disease resistance protein RGA4, producing MCLPKGLLQATLVDIWLQDCPKLKTPNPDALRSLTSSKELRITSCPNWGSCWEEGLFCTTSLQILDIGEFGEDYRHFPWPFTSAASQPWSHFTSLEYLTLWGWPKVKSLPDQLVHLPALRYLIILGFSGLESLPECLGKLSSLQSLLILRCPLLEKRCEKGIGEDWHKIACIPSIEIGGRTIV